In a single window of the Agrobacterium vitis genome:
- a CDS encoding ATP-dependent DNA helicase, translating into MEFAPQQDEALKAVAKWLKEGKTPVFRLFGYAGTGKTTLARHFAENVDGDVLFAAFTGKAAQVLRSRGATTARTIHSLIYRPRGEEEVSDEETGKTSMTPMFSVNRQSPVAKAALIVIDECSMVDEQLGRDLMSFGTPILVLGDPGQLPPVTGGGFFTEQEPDYLLTDIHRQARDNPIIQLAMQIREGKEIMHGDYGSTARVISKNEVTQDLVLNCDQVLVGTNKTRRRYNKRLRELKGFTADYPQSGDKLVCLRNDQVKGLLNGSLWQVMTSSRETVKPGMNLLIKPEDDDMDRGAAKIKLLKAAFEDVETEIPWTTRKRYDEFDYGYALTVHKAQGSQWNNVVLFDESWAFRDTRERWLYTAVTRAAETLTIVR; encoded by the coding sequence ATGGAATTTGCACCTCAACAAGATGAAGCTCTCAAGGCCGTTGCCAAATGGCTGAAGGAGGGGAAGACACCGGTTTTCCGTCTGTTCGGCTATGCCGGAACCGGCAAGACTACGCTTGCCCGGCATTTTGCCGAGAATGTCGATGGGGATGTGTTGTTTGCAGCCTTTACCGGCAAGGCGGCGCAGGTCTTGCGCTCGCGCGGGGCGACGACGGCGCGCACCATTCACTCGCTGATCTATCGTCCGCGAGGCGAAGAGGAAGTGTCGGACGAGGAAACCGGCAAGACCTCGATGACGCCGATGTTTTCCGTCAACCGGCAAAGCCCGGTGGCCAAGGCCGCCCTGATCGTCATCGACGAATGCTCAATGGTCGATGAGCAGCTTGGCCGTGACCTGATGAGCTTTGGCACGCCGATCCTTGTCCTGGGCGATCCGGGCCAGTTGCCGCCAGTCACCGGCGGCGGGTTCTTTACTGAGCAGGAGCCGGATTATCTGCTGACGGATATTCATCGCCAGGCGCGTGACAATCCGATCATCCAGCTCGCCATGCAGATCCGCGAAGGCAAGGAAATCATGCATGGCGATTACGGCAGCACGGCGCGGGTGATTTCCAAGAATGAGGTGACCCAGGATCTGGTGCTGAATTGCGATCAGGTTCTGGTTGGCACCAACAAGACCCGGCGGCGCTATAACAAGCGGCTGCGTGAGTTGAAGGGCTTTACCGCCGATTACCCGCAATCGGGCGACAAACTGGTCTGCCTGCGCAACGATCAGGTCAAGGGTCTGCTGAACGGCTCGCTCTGGCAGGTGATGACCTCGTCGCGGGAGACGGTGAAACCCGGCATGAACCTGCTGATCAAGCCGGAAGACGACGACATGGATCGCGGTGCGGCCAAGATCAAGCTGCTGAAAGCAGCCTTCGAAGACGTCGAGACTGAAATTCCCTGGACGACGCGCAAACGCTATGACGAGTTCGATTATGGTTATGCGCTGACGGTGCATAAGGCCCAGGGCTCGCAGTGGAACAATGTCGTGCTGTTTGATGAAAGCTGGGCGTTTCGTGATACGCGCGAACGGTGGCTCTATACCGCCGTAACCCGTGCGGCGGAGACGCTGACCATTGTCCGGTAA
- a CDS encoding acetolactate synthase 3 large subunit has product MTGTDNRMTGAEIVLKALKDNGVEHIFGYPGGAVLPIYDEIFQQDEIQHILVRHEQGAGHAAEGYARSTGKAGVMLVTSGPGATNAVTPLQDALMDSIPLVCLSGQVPTTLIGSDAFQECDTVGITRPCTKHNWLVKDVNDLARVIHEAFRIAQTGRPGPVVVDIPKDVQFATGTYTPPENHTIQRSYQPKMQGDSKAIQAAVELMASARRPVIYSGGGVVNSGPEASKLLRELVSLTDFPITSTLMGLGSYPASGENWLGMLGMHGSYEANMAMHDCDVMVCIGARFDDRITGRLNAFSPNSKKIHIDIDPSSINKTVRVDIPITGDIAHVLEDMVRQWRALAKKPDAAQTAEWKASVAGWKARKSFSYTPSKDVIMPQYAIERLSALTLGHDTYITTEVGQHQMWAAQYFGFEQPNRWMTSGGLGTMGYGFPAAIGVQIAHPESLVIDIAGDASIQMCIQEMSCAVQYNAAVKIFILNNQYMGMVRQWQQLLHGNRLSNSYTEAMPDFVKLAEAYGAVGIRCEKPDELDDAILEMINVKKPVIFDCRVANLANCFPMIPSGKAHNEMLLPDEATDDAVATAIDAKGRQLV; this is encoded by the coding sequence ATGACTGGCACAGATAACAGGATGACCGGCGCGGAAATTGTTTTGAAGGCGCTGAAGGATAATGGGGTCGAGCATATATTCGGCTATCCTGGCGGCGCTGTGCTGCCGATCTATGACGAAATCTTCCAGCAGGACGAGATCCAGCACATTCTCGTGCGTCATGAGCAGGGTGCAGGCCATGCAGCCGAAGGCTATGCCCGCTCCACCGGCAAGGCAGGCGTCATGCTGGTCACGTCCGGCCCTGGCGCCACCAATGCCGTCACGCCCTTGCAGGACGCTCTGATGGACAGCATTCCGCTGGTCTGCCTGTCCGGCCAGGTGCCGACCACGCTGATTGGCTCGGATGCGTTCCAGGAATGCGACACGGTCGGTATTACTCGTCCCTGCACCAAGCACAATTGGCTGGTCAAGGACGTCAACGATCTGGCCCGGGTCATTCATGAAGCCTTCCGTATTGCCCAGACGGGGCGTCCCGGCCCTGTCGTCGTCGATATTCCGAAGGACGTGCAATTTGCCACCGGCACTTATACGCCGCCGGAAAACCATACGATCCAGCGCAGCTACCAGCCGAAAATGCAGGGCGATTCCAAGGCGATCCAGGCCGCAGTCGAGCTGATGGCCAGCGCCCGGCGTCCGGTGATCTATTCGGGTGGCGGTGTGGTCAATTCCGGCCCGGAAGCCTCCAAGCTGCTGCGCGAACTGGTCAGCCTCACCGATTTTCCGATCACCTCGACCCTGATGGGCCTGGGCAGCTATCCGGCATCGGGCGAGAACTGGCTGGGCATGCTGGGCATGCACGGCTCCTATGAAGCCAATATGGCCATGCATGATTGCGACGTGATGGTCTGTATCGGCGCGCGGTTCGATGACCGCATTACCGGCCGTCTCAATGCGTTTTCGCCCAATTCCAAGAAGATCCATATCGATATCGATCCGTCTTCGATCAACAAGACGGTGCGCGTCGATATTCCGATCACCGGCGACATCGCCCATGTTCTGGAAGACATGGTGCGTCAATGGCGGGCGCTGGCGAAAAAGCCGGATGCGGCCCAGACGGCGGAATGGAAGGCCAGCGTTGCCGGTTGGAAGGCGCGCAAGTCCTTCTCCTATACGCCGTCCAAGGATGTGATCATGCCGCAATACGCCATCGAGCGGTTGTCGGCGCTGACGCTGGGTCACGACACCTATATCACGACAGAGGTTGGCCAGCACCAGATGTGGGCAGCGCAGTATTTCGGTTTCGAACAGCCGAACCGCTGGATGACGTCGGGCGGTCTCGGCACGATGGGCTATGGTTTCCCGGCGGCGATTGGCGTGCAGATCGCCCATCCGGAAAGCCTGGTCATCGACATTGCCGGCGATGCCTCAATCCAGATGTGCATTCAGGAAATGTCCTGCGCCGTGCAATATAACGCGGCGGTGAAGATCTTCATTCTCAACAACCAGTATATGGGCATGGTGCGCCAGTGGCAGCAGCTGCTGCATGGCAACCGGCTGTCCAACTCCTACACCGAAGCCATGCCTGATTTCGTCAAACTGGCGGAAGCCTATGGCGCGGTCGGCATCCGCTGTGAAAAGCCGGATGAGCTGGATGATGCGATCCTGGAGATGATCAACGTCAAGAAGCCTGTCATCTTCGATTGCCGCGTGGCGAACCTCGCCAATTGCTTCCCGATGATCCCATCGGGCAAGGCGCATAACGAAATGCTGTTGCCGGACGAGGCGACGGACGATGCGGTGGCAACGGCCATCGATGCCAAGGGCCGTCAGCTCGTTTAA
- the miaA gene encoding tRNA (adenosine(37)-N6)-dimethylallyltransferase MiaA → MMNNLDDNFDGILITGPTASGKSALALRLAAEAGGVVINADSMQVYDTLLVVTARPSEEDMQGVPHRLYGHVAAGAAYSTGDWLRDVTVLLQDLRVQNRLPVIVGGTGLYFKALTGGLSDMPAIPEAVRAALRQRERLEGAESLHHDLTLRDPAVAARLDPRDGQRIIRALEVLEVTGQSISVFQTRSGPIIIDPQRARKLVVLPDRAVLHERINRRFATMMDEGAVEEVEALLRQNLAPDMPAMKAIGVSQIAAMLKGEMSREDVIEKASAATRQYAKRQMTWFRNQMDESWERVDPAASHSG, encoded by the coding sequence ATGATGAACAACCTTGATGACAATTTTGATGGCATCCTGATAACCGGACCGACCGCCAGCGGCAAGTCCGCGTTGGCGCTTAGGCTTGCGGCCGAGGCAGGTGGCGTGGTGATCAATGCCGACAGCATGCAGGTCTATGACACGCTGCTTGTGGTGACCGCACGTCCGAGCGAAGAGGATATGCAGGGCGTGCCGCATCGCCTCTACGGTCACGTGGCGGCGGGTGCTGCCTATTCGACCGGCGACTGGCTGCGCGACGTGACTGTGTTGCTGCAAGATCTGCGGGTGCAAAACCGGTTGCCGGTGATCGTCGGAGGCACGGGATTGTATTTCAAGGCGCTGACCGGCGGCTTGTCCGACATGCCCGCCATACCCGAGGCGGTGCGCGCGGCCCTGCGCCAGCGTGAAAGACTGGAAGGGGCGGAAAGCCTGCATCACGACCTGACTCTGCGTGATCCCGCCGTTGCGGCAAGGCTCGACCCTCGCGATGGCCAACGGATCATCCGGGCGCTGGAGGTGCTTGAGGTCACCGGCCAGTCGATTTCTGTCTTTCAAACCCGCTCCGGGCCAATAATCATCGATCCGCAACGGGCCAGAAAACTGGTCGTCCTGCCGGATCGCGCCGTTTTGCATGAGCGGATCAACCGGCGCTTCGCGACGATGATGGACGAAGGCGCGGTGGAAGAGGTCGAGGCACTGCTGCGCCAGAATTTAGCGCCAGACATGCCCGCCATGAAGGCCATCGGCGTCTCCCAGATCGCCGCCATGCTGAAGGGTGAGATGAGCCGGGAGGATGTTATCGAAAAAGCCAGTGCAGCTACCCGGCAATATGCCAAGCGCCAAATGACCTGGTTTCGCAACCAGATGGATGAGAGTTGGGAAAGGGTCGATCCTGCCGCGAGCCATTCAGGCTGA
- a CDS encoding MFS transporter produces the protein MAFQKTRDPAQGRLFILTSVLFISYLCVGISLPIISIYVTGQLGLGNFWAGLAVGIAFLSTIVSRSFAGRFSDMRGAKPAVRHGLTFYIAGALISLLSGLLSSMSLWSFAILIAGRIVLGLGESLVAVGIIAWGIGTIGPARSGRVLALVGAAIYGALAIGGPIGLALFEYLGFAGTMAISAVLPCLGIVAITPLAGIAAHPGATRTSFLKLLGRIWAHGSIVCLQGIGFAAIGAFFALHFREQSWAYAGLGLSAFGGGFVLVRIFFGHLPDRVGGLPVAIVSLLVETVGQLLIWSAPDPLLALAGAFLTGLGCSMIFPAMGRDVVRLVEPHLRGTALGGFSAFQDLAYGLTAPLTGILADHAGYRSVFLIGALAAAMGLFIALVLISQKKTAQV, from the coding sequence ATGGCTTTCCAAAAGACACGCGACCCTGCGCAGGGTCGCCTTTTCATACTGACAAGCGTCCTCTTCATTTCCTATCTCTGCGTGGGAATATCGCTGCCAATTATTTCTATTTATGTGACCGGCCAGTTGGGCCTCGGCAATTTCTGGGCCGGTCTTGCGGTTGGCATCGCCTTCCTCTCCACCATTGTCAGCCGGAGTTTCGCGGGCAGGTTTTCCGATATGCGCGGTGCAAAGCCCGCTGTCAGGCACGGGCTCACCTTCTATATCGCCGGAGCGCTGATATCGTTACTGTCCGGCTTGCTATCGTCCATGTCGCTTTGGTCATTCGCCATCCTGATTGCCGGACGCATCGTGCTGGGACTGGGCGAAAGCCTGGTCGCCGTCGGCATTATTGCCTGGGGCATAGGAACGATCGGCCCCGCCCGCTCTGGACGGGTTTTAGCCCTGGTCGGTGCGGCTATTTACGGCGCGCTTGCCATCGGCGGTCCAATCGGCCTTGCTCTTTTCGAGTATCTCGGCTTTGCCGGAACAATGGCAATCAGCGCTGTATTGCCATGCCTCGGCATTGTAGCAATCACTCCGCTTGCAGGTATTGCCGCCCATCCAGGTGCAACACGCACGTCATTCCTGAAACTGCTCGGCCGGATATGGGCGCATGGCTCAATCGTTTGCTTGCAGGGGATAGGTTTTGCCGCTATCGGCGCATTTTTTGCCCTGCATTTCCGTGAGCAGTCCTGGGCCTATGCTGGGCTAGGTCTCTCGGCCTTTGGAGGTGGGTTCGTGCTCGTTCGCATTTTCTTCGGCCACCTGCCGGATCGCGTCGGAGGTCTGCCCGTCGCCATCGTGTCGCTGCTCGTCGAAACGGTCGGACAGCTATTGATCTGGTCCGCGCCGGACCCGCTGCTGGCGCTCGCCGGTGCGTTCCTGACCGGGCTGGGCTGCTCAATGATTTTCCCCGCGATGGGGCGGGATGTCGTGCGCCTGGTGGAGCCGCATCTGCGCGGCACCGCACTCGGCGGATTTTCCGCCTTTCAGGATCTCGCCTATGGCCTGACCGCACCGCTGACCGGCATTCTTGCCGATCATGCTGGCTACCGTAGTGTCTTCCTGATCGGCGCACTCGCCGCCGCCATGGGCCTCTTCATCGCGCTTGTGCTGATCAGCCAAAAAAAGACCGCGCAGGTCTGA
- a CDS encoding MerR family transcriptional regulator — MAGQPDFLDVTGSITPTLKAGLAMMPDLPLPEDLPPEPVAISEMANLFGVTHRTLHFYEEKNLLSSSRMGLMRVYYHRDIIRMALINTCREIGMPIAAIQDLFAELNGTLSQAQANELLNAALEARKRELIASQSMMFRQIEQINSLLTREDDQSETEMPPLRHGIDLTELEHQCLSLMAEGYTQVRVARTMQMTFEAVIALEASIMRKVQATNRFQAVAKAVLLGIVAN, encoded by the coding sequence ATGGCAGGCCAACCCGACTTTCTTGACGTTACCGGATCCATCACTCCCACCCTGAAAGCAGGTCTTGCCATGATGCCGGATCTGCCTTTGCCCGAGGATCTACCACCGGAGCCGGTGGCAATTTCCGAAATGGCCAATCTGTTTGGCGTCACCCACAGGACCCTGCATTTTTATGAGGAAAAAAATCTCCTCTCCTCAAGCCGCATGGGGCTGATGCGGGTCTATTATCATCGAGACATTATCCGCATGGCCCTGATCAACACCTGCCGGGAGATCGGCATGCCGATTGCCGCCATTCAGGACCTGTTTGCCGAATTGAACGGCACCCTCTCTCAGGCGCAGGCCAATGAGCTTCTCAACGCGGCGCTGGAGGCACGAAAACGGGAATTGATTGCATCGCAATCGATGATGTTTCGCCAGATCGAGCAGATCAACAGCCTTCTCACCCGTGAAGATGACCAGAGCGAGACAGAGATGCCGCCACTGCGCCATGGCATAGATCTGACCGAACTGGAGCATCAATGCCTGTCGCTGATGGCGGAAGGCTATACCCAGGTGCGGGTGGCGCGAACCATGCAAATGACCTTTGAAGCCGTGATTGCGCTGGAAGCCAGCATTATGCGCAAGGTCCAGGCGACAAACCGGTTCCAGGCAGTGGCAAAAGCGGTTCTGCTGGGCATCGTCGCCAATTAG
- the ilvN gene encoding acetolactate synthase small subunit: MNAHLQPTGSAYFISPETAAVENHTLSVLVDNEPGVLARVIGLFSGRGYNIESLTVSETEHEAHLSRITIVTRGTPLVLEQIKAQLERIVPVHRVLDLTVRARQLGQERPIEREVALVKVVSTGEMRAETLRLADAFHAKVVDATVDHFIFEITGKSSKIDQFVSIMKPLGLNEVCRTGIAAMNRGSQGM; this comes from the coding sequence ATGAACGCACACCTACAACCGACCGGTTCGGCTTATTTCATCTCCCCGGAAACTGCGGCCGTCGAGAATCATACGCTTTCGGTGCTGGTCGATAACGAGCCGGGCGTTCTCGCCCGTGTCATCGGCCTGTTTTCCGGGCGCGGCTACAATATCGAAAGCCTGACCGTCTCGGAAACCGAGCATGAGGCGCATCTGTCGCGCATCACCATCGTGACGCGTGGCACGCCACTGGTGCTGGAGCAGATCAAGGCGCAGCTGGAGCGGATCGTACCGGTCCACCGGGTGCTGGATTTGACGGTGCGCGCCCGCCAGCTCGGCCAGGAGCGGCCAATCGAGCGGGAAGTGGCATTGGTCAAAGTGGTATCGACCGGCGAAATGCGGGCCGAAACGCTACGGCTGGCCGATGCTTTCCACGCCAAGGTGGTGGATGCCACGGTCGATCACTTCATCTTCGAGATCACCGGAAAATCCTCGAAGATCGATCAGTTCGTGTCGATCATGAAGCCGCTGGGGCTGAACGAAGTCTGCCGCACTGGCATCGCCGCGATGAACCGTGGTTCGCAGGGCATGTAA
- a CDS encoding ATP-binding protein produces MQNPDLPFPGSALSTPSAGQDRRDQMTPGNRFLGRVVACNGARATIAATAQEGGTDLTSLWSVGRLISITVEENRVVALVYAMRTETGLWSEDKDNGFIVDVELMGEVCRGPDGSEVFTSGITQYPYLGAVAHRIRVADLKRIYDSKEGGSCKIGRLSQDDSIDATIHIPSMLSKHFAVVGSTGVGKSTAVSLLLHKAIAADPKLRVLILDPHNEFAAAFGSQAVVIDTDTLDLPFWLMRLEELTEVLYRGRPAVVEELDVLRDLIPEAKRAFKGTESGLTRRSERAGFTADTPVPYRLSDLLAAIDERIGRLEGRDEKPALRSLKMRIMSAVNDPRYRFMFSSNTISDTIMETVAHIFRVPGHGKPISTFQLAGIPSEIVNSVASVLCRMAFELALWSNGAIHMLVVCEEAHRYVPADPSLGFFPTRQAIARIAKEGRKYGVSLGIITQRPGELDQTILSQCSTVFAMRLSNDSDQAIIRKALPDSSISATSFISSIGNGEAIAFGEAIAVPMRMRFDRVDQRHLPKASGSTLAPSEDMPDNIDLSEVISRMRASAEPDISGFQHSYRVAEPEAYRPPVPNPEPTITTPLAEPFRAPTFEPPEAPRPILPSPPIEPYRPDMLPGTELGTSPAAPRPEPASGFRPASAYAGLRKPDAQTLFAAAPSPAVPPRREPGMSLRESILKKPLGGLKD; encoded by the coding sequence TTGCAAAACCCTGATCTTCCATTTCCTGGCTCCGCTCTTTCCACCCCATCCGCCGGGCAGGATCGCCGTGACCAGATGACCCCCGGCAATCGTTTTCTTGGCCGTGTGGTTGCCTGCAATGGCGCACGCGCCACGATTGCCGCTACCGCCCAGGAAGGCGGCACCGACCTGACGTCGCTCTGGTCTGTCGGGCGGCTGATTTCCATTACCGTCGAGGAAAACCGTGTCGTCGCGCTGGTCTATGCCATGCGCACCGAAACCGGCCTGTGGAGCGAAGATAAAGATAACGGCTTCATCGTCGATGTCGAGCTGATGGGCGAGGTCTGCCGGGGGCCGGATGGCAGCGAAGTTTTTACCTCAGGCATTACTCAATATCCCTATCTTGGCGCCGTTGCCCACCGCATCCGCGTCGCCGACCTGAAGCGGATCTACGATTCGAAAGAAGGCGGCAGTTGCAAGATCGGGCGCTTGAGCCAGGACGATTCCATCGACGCCACCATCCATATCCCTTCCATGCTCTCCAAGCATTTCGCCGTGGTCGGCTCTACCGGCGTTGGAAAATCCACCGCCGTGTCCTTGCTGCTGCATAAGGCAATTGCCGCCGATCCCAAGCTGCGGGTGCTGATCCTGGATCCCCATAATGAATTTGCCGCAGCCTTTGGCAGCCAGGCCGTGGTGATCGACACCGACACGCTGGACCTGCCCTTCTGGCTGATGCGTCTCGAGGAACTGACCGAAGTGCTCTACCGGGGCAGACCCGCCGTGGTCGAGGAACTCGATGTTTTGCGCGACCTGATTCCGGAAGCCAAACGCGCCTTTAAAGGCACAGAATCAGGCCTGACACGCCGCAGCGAGCGGGCTGGCTTTACCGCCGACACACCTGTTCCCTACCGACTGTCGGACCTGCTGGCCGCCATTGACGAGCGGATCGGCAGACTGGAAGGCCGCGACGAAAAGCCCGCCCTGCGGTCGCTGAAAATGCGGATCATGTCGGCGGTCAACGACCCGCGCTATCGCTTCATGTTCTCCAGCAACACGATCAGCGATACGATCATGGAAACCGTCGCGCATATCTTTCGCGTGCCGGGCCATGGCAAGCCGATTTCCACGTTCCAGCTGGCCGGCATCCCATCCGAGATCGTCAATTCCGTCGCATCGGTCCTTTGCCGCATGGCCTTCGAGCTGGCGCTCTGGTCGAACGGCGCGATCCATATGCTGGTGGTCTGCGAGGAAGCGCATCGATATGTGCCAGCGGACCCCAGCCTTGGCTTTTTCCCGACCCGGCAGGCCATTGCGCGGATTGCCAAGGAAGGCCGCAAATACGGCGTCTCGCTCGGCATCATCACCCAGAGACCGGGGGAGCTGGACCAGACCATCCTGTCCCAATGTTCGACTGTTTTTGCCATGCGGCTTTCCAACGACAGCGATCAGGCCATCATCCGCAAGGCCCTGCCCGACAGCTCAATCTCCGCCACCAGCTTCATTTCCTCGATAGGCAATGGCGAAGCGATTGCCTTTGGCGAAGCGATTGCCGTGCCGATGCGCATGCGGTTTGATCGGGTGGACCAACGCCACCTGCCCAAAGCCAGCGGCAGCACGCTGGCTCCCTCTGAAGACATGCCAGATAATATCGACCTCAGCGAGGTGATCTCGCGGATGCGCGCCAGCGCAGAACCGGATATTTCAGGCTTTCAACATAGCTATCGTGTAGCGGAGCCGGAAGCGTACAGGCCGCCCGTTCCCAATCCTGAGCCGACCATCACCACCCCACTTGCCGAACCATTCCGCGCCCCGACCTTCGAGCCGCCGGAAGCGCCGCGCCCGATCCTGCCCAGCCCGCCCATCGAGCCCTACCGGCCCGACATGTTGCCCGGCACAGAGCTTGGCACCTCACCCGCTGCACCCCGCCCCGAACCCGCCTCCGGCTTTCGCCCTGCCAGCGCCTATGCTGGCCTGCGCAAACCGGATGCCCAAACCCTGTTTGCCGCTGCCCCCTCACCCGCCGTGCCGCCACGGCGCGAGCCGGGCATGAGCTTGCGCGAGAGTATCCTGAAAAAGCCGCTGGGCGGGTTGAAGGATTGA
- the serB gene encoding phosphoserine phosphatase SerB, whose protein sequence is MAFVATLIANPSNPVLTPALAEQAAEAVSASGLYWLADGIACDIALKDGSDLDVTEETLRKVIAGHPIDLAIQQADTRRKAFLIADMDSTMIGQECIDELAAEVGLKDEVSQITARAMNGEIAFEPALRERVALLKGLPSRVVDEVIAKRITLTPGGLELIATMKAKGYYTALVSGGFTVFTSKIAAILGFDENRANILLEQDGVLTGEVAEPILGKQAKVDVLLDIANCLGISPDDTIAVGDGANDLGMLGVAGSGVALHAKPTVAAQAKIRIDHGDLTALLYLQGYRKTDFMTR, encoded by the coding sequence ATGGCTTTCGTTGCCACGCTTATTGCCAATCCGTCAAATCCTGTTCTGACCCCGGCCCTTGCCGAGCAAGCCGCAGAAGCGGTTTCGGCCTCCGGCCTCTATTGGTTGGCAGATGGCATAGCTTGCGATATCGCGCTGAAAGATGGCAGCGATCTTGACGTTACGGAAGAGACCTTGCGCAAGGTGATAGCAGGTCACCCCATTGATCTCGCCATCCAACAGGCCGACACACGCCGCAAGGCCTTCCTGATTGCCGATATGGATTCGACGATGATCGGCCAGGAATGCATTGATGAACTGGCCGCCGAAGTCGGCCTGAAGGACGAGGTCTCGCAGATCACCGCCCGCGCCATGAATGGCGAAATCGCCTTCGAACCGGCGCTGCGCGAACGTGTCGCTCTGCTGAAAGGCCTGCCCAGCCGCGTGGTCGATGAGGTGATCGCCAAGCGGATCACGCTCACCCCCGGCGGGCTGGAACTGATCGCCACCATGAAGGCCAAGGGCTATTATACCGCGCTGGTCTCAGGCGGGTTTACCGTCTTCACCTCGAAAATCGCCGCGATCCTGGGCTTTGACGAAAACCGCGCCAATATCCTGCTGGAACAGGATGGAGTATTAACCGGCGAAGTCGCCGAACCCATCCTCGGCAAACAGGCCAAGGTGGACGTATTGCTGGATATCGCCAACTGTCTCGGGATTTCGCCCGATGACACGATAGCCGTCGGCGACGGTGCCAATGATCTTGGCATGCTCGGCGTCGCCGGTTCGGGCGTAGCGCTGCATGCCAAGCCCACGGTGGCGGCCCAGGCGAAAATTCGCATTGACCATGGTGATTTGACGGCATTGCTTTATCTTCAGGGCTACCGCAAAACCGATTTCATGACTCGATGA
- a CDS encoding LysE family translocator, with protein sequence MTPETLVALILFAFTTSITPGPNNMMLFASGVNFGFLRTVPHMLGIGAGFFTLLIGVGLGLGALLAAVPVLYHGLKIAGGLYLLWIAWKIGSSRSLSEGKAQAAPMSFLAAAGFQWINPKAWVMAVTAMATYTNPEFYWFTVFLVGLVFALVNVPSVSAWAGFGSVLREWLSDPVRLKWFNIAMALLLVVSLWPMLA encoded by the coding sequence ATGACACCCGAAACGCTTGTCGCCTTGATCCTTTTTGCGTTCACCACGTCGATTACGCCGGGACCGAACAATATGATGCTGTTTGCGTCAGGGGTAAATTTTGGCTTTCTGCGGACTGTGCCGCATATGCTTGGCATTGGTGCTGGCTTTTTCACGCTGTTGATTGGCGTTGGCCTGGGGTTGGGCGCCTTGCTTGCAGCAGTGCCCGTGCTGTATCACGGGCTGAAAATTGCCGGTGGTCTCTATCTGCTGTGGATTGCCTGGAAGATCGGCTCATCACGCAGCCTCAGCGAAGGCAAGGCGCAGGCCGCGCCGATGTCCTTTCTCGCCGCAGCGGGTTTTCAATGGATCAATCCCAAGGCCTGGGTCATGGCCGTCACGGCGATGGCGACCTATACCAATCCGGAATTCTATTGGTTCACGGTCTTTCTGGTCGGCCTGGTATTTGCGCTGGTAAATGTGCCGAGCGTCTCGGCCTGGGCGGGATTCGGTTCAGTGCTGCGGGAATGGCTGTCCGATCCGGTGCGGTTGAAGTGGTTCAATATCGCCATGGCCTTGCTGCTGGTCGTAAGCCTGTGGCCTATGCTGGCATAA
- a CDS encoding aldo/keto reductase: MNDTLPTITLPSGQIVPAPGLGTWMMGENSAAEKDEIAAINHALDLGMTVIDTAEKYGDGSTERIIGRALKTRRNETYLVSKVAPWNASREGTMSACEGSLKRLGTDCLDLYLLHWRGEHPLADTVDAFETLKRQGKIKAWGVSNFDVDDMEELFAVENGANCQANQILYNLSRRGVEYDLLPWCQERGIAIMAYSPIEQGRLLKHPTLIQVAKANQATPAQVALAFLLERDNVLPIPKTANRTRLDENLGSIEIELTDEDLARLDAAFPPPQRKQPLELL; encoded by the coding sequence ATGAACGATACCCTTCCGACGATTACCCTGCCTTCCGGCCAAATCGTGCCAGCACCTGGCCTTGGCACCTGGATGATGGGTGAGAATTCGGCCGCGGAAAAAGATGAAATTGCCGCCATAAACCATGCCCTCGATCTCGGCATGACAGTGATCGACACCGCTGAAAAATATGGAGATGGCAGCACTGAACGCATTATCGGGCGAGCCCTGAAAACACGACGCAACGAAACCTATCTGGTCTCGAAAGTCGCGCCATGGAACGCCAGCCGAGAGGGCACGATGAGCGCTTGTGAAGGGAGCCTCAAACGGCTCGGCACCGACTGCCTCGATCTCTATCTGCTGCACTGGCGCGGCGAACACCCGTTGGCGGACACGGTCGATGCATTTGAGACATTGAAACGTCAGGGCAAAATCAAAGCCTGGGGCGTCTCGAATTTTGATGTCGATGATATGGAGGAATTGTTTGCCGTCGAAAATGGCGCAAACTGCCAGGCCAACCAGATCCTCTACAATCTGAGCCGCCGTGGCGTGGAATATGATCTACTGCCCTGGTGTCAGGAGCGCGGCATCGCCATTATGGCATATTCGCCGATTGAGCAGGGACGACTACTCAAACACCCCACGCTGATCCAGGTGGCAAAGGCCAATCAGGCAACGCCTGCCCAAGTGGCGCTTGCTTTCCTGCTTGAGCGCGACAACGTGCTGCCGATCCCCAAGACTGCAAACCGAACCCGGCTGGACGAAAATCTCGGCTCTATTGAAATCGAACTGACGGACGAAGATCTGGCGCGGCTCGATGCTGCATTTCCACCGCCGCAACGCAAGCAGCCGTTGGAATTGCTGTGA